Genomic segment of Phormidium ambiguum IAM M-71:
CCTTCCTTTGAAGCTCAAACTGGACTCAAACAAGCAGCGGGTAAAACCGCACGTCAGCTGTTACCGGATTTGGAGGAGCATTGGTTTGAGATTTACGGTAAAGTGGCACTGACAGGCGAACCCGTCCGCTTTGAAAATGGTTCCGCAGCGATGAACCGCTGGTTTGAAGTTTCGGCTTTTCGGATTGGAGAACCAGAAAGTCGAAAAGTGGCTATTCTTTTTAAAGATATTAGCGAACGGCAAGCGGTACTTTTGGAACGCAAACAAGCCGAAGTAGAACGCCAGCGTAGCGAAGCCATTCTTCAGGCGTTGATGACTGCTTCTCCGATCGCTTTAGCTTTGTTCGATCGAGAACTCCGATTTTTGTATGCCAACGAAGCCCAAGCGAAAATTAATGGACTGCCCTTAAGCGAGCATTGGGGGCGAACTTTGTGGGAAGTCGCACCTCAAATCGCACCACAGTTTGCTCCGTTACTAGATCGAGTGATCGAAACGCAAGAACCTGTTCTCAATGTAAAGTTCAATGGTGAAGTTAGACCGGGGGTTTTTCGCAGTACGATCGGCAATCACTATCCCGTTTGTTTGCCATCTGGCGAAGCGATCGGAGTCGGGGTAGCAGTCATGGATGTTACCGATCTCGCCTTGACACAACAGGAACTCATGGAAAGCGAAGCACGCTTCCGTACTTTGGCAGACAACATTTCCCAATTTGCTTGGATGGCAGATGAGAGTGGGTGGCTCTTTTGGTACAATCAGCGCTGGTTTGAGTATACAGGGACAACCTGGGAAGAAATGGAGGGTTGGGGCTGGCAGAAAGTACATCACCCAGATCATCTGGAACGAGTAATTCAAAAGTATCGTTATTGTTTGGAAACAGGGGAACCTTGGGAAGATACTTTCCCTTTACGCAGTAAAGATGGAGAGTATCGCTGGTTTCTCTCTCGCGCCGTTCCGGTTCGGGATGAACAAGGAAAGGTGTTGCGCTGGTTTGGGACTAATACAGATATTACCGATCGCCAACAAGCAGAGGCAGCTTTACGCCAAAGTGAAGAACGCTATCGCTGTTTAGCAGAATTAATTCCGCAATTAGTTTGGACAGCTAACGCTGATGGTACCTTGCTGGATGTTAATCAACGCTGGACTGAGTTTACGGGGTTAACGCTGGAACAAGTGTACGTCAAAGGTTGGGAAGATGTTGTCCATCCCGAAGATTTGCAGATTTTGACTCAAAATTGGGCTAGAGCAGTACAAGAGGGAATTCCTTATCAAGCGGAAGGACGAATGCGACAAGCAAATGGGAAGTATCGCTGGCATCTTCACCAAGCAATTCCGCAAATGAACGAGCAAGGTCAAATAGTTAAATGGTTTGGTACGGCTACGGATATTGAAGCTCAAAAACACCTGGAAATCGAACGCGAGCGCCTTTTTCAACAAGAACAAGTGGCACGGGAAGCCGCAGAACGCGCTAACCGAATTAAAGATGAGTTTTTGGCGGTTTTGTCGCACGAATTGCGATCGCCGCTGAACCCGATTTTGGGTTGGGCGAAGTTGTTGCAAACTCGCAAGTTTGACGATGTTCGCACCAACCAAGCCCTCGCTACTATTGAACGGAATGCCAGATTGCAAACTCAATTAATTGACGATCTGCTTGATGTGGCGAAAATCCTGCGCGGTAAACTCAGTTTAAATATTTCTTCGGTCAATCTGTCTTTTGTCATTGAAGCTGCGATCGAAACAGTCAGAACCGCTGCGATCGCTAAATCCATCTCCCTTATCGCCATTTTACCCAACATTGGGCAAGTATCCGGCGATCCAGCCCGACTCCAGCAAATTATCTGGAATTTACTTTCCAATGCCATCAAATTCACTCCCAATGGCGGACAAGTAGACATCAAGATGGAACGAGTCGGCAGAGGGGATGCAGAGATGGGGAGATGGGTGGGTGGGGAAAATAATTGCACAACTCTCACCATTCCTCATTCCTCACAATTTGCTCAAATTACAGTCAGGGATACAGGTAAAGGAATTAACCCAAATTTCCTCCCCCACATTTTTGAATCGTTCCGCCAGGAAGATGCTTCAACTACGCGCAAGTATGGGGGTTTGGGGTTAGGATTGGCGATCGTTCGTCAGTTAGTGGAAGCTCATGGAGGTACGATCGCAGCTGATAGTCCAGGTGAAGGGTTAGGAGCTACTTTTACAATTTGGTTGCCTTTACTGAATGTAGCACCAGAAATTATCCCAACAGAGAATCTACTCAATCAAGAAGCCGATCTGACAGGATATCGCATTCTCACTGTTGATGATGACCCCGATGCTCGTCAACTATTAAATGTCATGCTGACTCAATATGGAGCCGAAGTACTCACTGTTACCTCTGCATCGGAAGTCCTAGAAAATTTAGAATTCTTTCAACCAGATGTTTTAGTTAGCGATATTGGTATGCCGGAAGTCGATGGCTATTCTTTAATTCAAAAGATTCGATCGCTACCACCAGAAAAAGGAGGAAGTATTCCAGCGATCGCTTTAACTGCTTATGCTAGAGAAGACGATCACGATCGAGCTTTAATTAATGGTTATCAACGGCACGTTACTAAACCTTTAGAACCGGAATTGTTAGTTCAAGCTGTATTAGCGATCGGGAAAAGTAAACAGAAGATTGGGGAATAGGGACTGGGATTACTTGCGTTATTAGTCTTTCTAAAAAGCTGAATTAACAAAGAGCGATCTTATTCCAACAAAGCTGGATATTAGTTTTGAGAATCCGCCGTTGTTCATCCATAGCTTTGTATTCTTGACAGAGCCTACTTTTTTTGATTAAATTATTTATAATGGGAAAATGTACGCACATATTATATAACTAAAAAAGATAGGCGATCGCTTCAATTTTGATTCAGGTGTTTCAGACAAATGACTATTACACTCCAATTAAAACCAGAAATAGAAGCACGTCTGATTGCCCAAGCAGTTTTGCAAGGTGTATCAGTGGAAGTTTATCTGAAATCTTTAATTGAAGATTCTTTGCTTAATCAGAAAGAAATAACCTTTTCTGAAACTGCAAATTATGAGGAGTGGGAAGCAGCACTGAAAGATTTAGTTAATAGTCCTTCTTTTGTAGCGCCTCCGCTTTCCGATTCAGCTATTTACACCAGAGAAGATGAAAACTTATGAGTTATCTGGTGGATACTAATAACAGTTTTCGCCTAAAATGAACCTACAGCAAAGTGGGCTAACAGCGCAGGTGCAATATCTGAATATACGCACCCTACGAAGAAGGAATGGTGCGTTACGTTGCACTAACGCACCCTACGGAGTTATTTGGATAATCGGCGATAAACCGTTGCTAAAGCATCAGCATCTCCTACATTTCCGGGGAACAAAACTACTGGTAAATTAGGAAATTGTGGATGATTTTCAGGTGTTCTTACCATTGAACAACCTGCTAAAATTTGCCCTAACAATCTTGCTGAAGTTAAAGCTAAACCTGTACTCAAAACATCGTTTGAGGTAATCCCACCTTTACTGATTAAAAAACCAATATCTTTAGGTAAACCTCGCACTACATCCATTAATAATGTCGAAACTTCCACGCCAAACTTTAACCGAGTTTCGGTATCGGGAAAAGTGAGTTCTTGACGACTGGTGTAAACTACGGGAGTTTTGCCTTCATTATGAGCATTATGGACGTTTTGCAATGTCTTTTCTAACAAAGCTGCACGTTGCACCCCCCTTTGTCCCCCCTTATCAAGGGGGGAATCACTTTCCCCCCCTTTATCAAGGGGTAGGGGGGGGTCATCATCCAACAAATGAGAAACATCTACTTCAATTCCTACAATACCGGGTTCTTGCAAGAGTTTTTCCAATTGTTCGGTAGTCTTTTTCACATGGGAACCAACTATTACTGCGCCTGGTTTCCCTTCTCGCACATATTCTGCCATATCTTCAGCGGCGATCGGTTGCGGAGGCAAAGCAGCTAAAGCTGTTAAAATGCTGGCAGCACTGCGAAAGAGAAAACGTTTCCCTTGACTTGCAGCGGTGAGAATATCGGCGGCGAACTTGTTTAAATCAGCTTGAGTTTCCCCATCGACAACGCAACATTGATTTCCTGAAAGTTGCATTAGTCGTTCTACACTTCCGTTGGGAATGTCTTTTAAGAGAAATCTAACTACCGTGTTTGCGGGAATTCTGCCTTTGGTTTTTTCTTCGACGTACATCGGCAAGTAACTGTGATGATAGGCGAAAACTGAATCTTTGGCAAATTCGGTTTCATGCACTGGGGTTGGTACGCCGTTAACTATTAAATAGTGTACGCTGTCGATCGTAATTCGACCACCCTCAAAAAATGCGGGAACGAGAAAATGTGCGTCAAAAGAACCCAGTTCTTCGGCGATTACGTCCGTTTCTACGGGATAATGTCCTCGTAAGGTGGAGTCGGAACGACTGACAACGAGAAAATCTTGAATTTTTTCTGCTTCTATGGCAATTTTCAGGTTGTGGCAAACTTCTCGCGTGACTTGCGCTGCTGCTTCGGGTGTGAGTGCTCTAGTGTTGGTTAAAACAAAGAAGATTGGCGAGTCGTCTGTTAACCCCAGTCGCAATGTGTCTACATCCCAGCGTGTCAACAACAAACAGCTGTGGACGGTTTGCGAACCAGTGGGGTCATCATCGAGGACAATAATTTTCGGTTTGCTGGACATTTTTCACTTTAACGCTGATTTAGCAATTTTCTCATTTCTTCTTGTACAGTAAGGCTTATTTGCAAAGACTGGTTAAGTAAATGTTGGTATTCGTCGGCGCTAGCATTGATTTGTAAAGCTTGTAATGCTGCTAGGTTGTTGGTTAAAAGTT
This window contains:
- a CDS encoding PAS domain S-box protein, which encodes MSTQRTVLVIADSQESNKDYWYQLQQEEKFIYIISPKISDPSTRLVAQAEEIDCILLELQPEFSDMQDSDRFVNPEVLQSLNLDRSLHFGNLDLIRQLKEEMSDRCPPIIVIGSNNAEIAIQAFKSGATDYLIKERMTLADLRLAMQRATSERRRELQPNEQKCSTIEIEAIYQSAPIGLAILDADLRFVRINEQLAEINGLPVAAHIGRTVRELLPGLTESAQQPLLSVLQTGEPVLNVEIHGETPAQPGVKRTWLEHFLPLKDGERVIGISLVCEEITERLQVEAALRQSEERFRNMADNAPIMIWVTDDRGYCNYLNKNWYKFTGQTEATGLGFGWLNAVHPDDREFSRNIFLSAVEHQEAFQLEYRLRRQDGEYRWAIDAASPWFGENGEFKGYIGSVIDIHERKQTEERYRTLFETMTEGFCVVEVLFDGQEKPIDYRFLEMNPSFEAQTGLKQAAGKTARQLLPDLEEHWFEIYGKVALTGEPVRFENGSAAMNRWFEVSAFRIGEPESRKVAILFKDISERQAVLLERKQAEVERQRSEAILQALMTASPIALALFDRELRFLYANEAQAKINGLPLSEHWGRTLWEVAPQIAPQFAPLLDRVIETQEPVLNVKFNGEVRPGVFRSTIGNHYPVCLPSGEAIGVGVAVMDVTDLALTQQELMESEARFRTLADNISQFAWMADESGWLFWYNQRWFEYTGTTWEEMEGWGWQKVHHPDHLERVIQKYRYCLETGEPWEDTFPLRSKDGEYRWFLSRAVPVRDEQGKVLRWFGTNTDITDRQQAEAALRQSEERYRCLAELIPQLVWTANADGTLLDVNQRWTEFTGLTLEQVYVKGWEDVVHPEDLQILTQNWARAVQEGIPYQAEGRMRQANGKYRWHLHQAIPQMNEQGQIVKWFGTATDIEAQKHLEIERERLFQQEQVAREAAERANRIKDEFLAVLSHELRSPLNPILGWAKLLQTRKFDDVRTNQALATIERNARLQTQLIDDLLDVAKILRGKLSLNISSVNLSFVIEAAIETVRTAAIAKSISLIAILPNIGQVSGDPARLQQIIWNLLSNAIKFTPNGGQVDIKMERVGRGDAEMGRWVGGENNCTTLTIPHSSQFAQITVRDTGKGINPNFLPHIFESFRQEDASTTRKYGGLGLGLAIVRQLVEAHGGTIAADSPGEGLGATFTIWLPLLNVAPEIIPTENLLNQEADLTGYRILTVDDDPDARQLLNVMLTQYGAEVLTVTSASEVLENLEFFQPDVLVSDIGMPEVDGYSLIQKIRSLPPEKGGSIPAIALTAYAREDDHDRALINGYQRHVTKPLEPELLVQAVLAIGKSKQKIGE
- a CDS encoding four-carbon acid sugar kinase family protein; this translates as MSSKPKIIVLDDDPTGSQTVHSCLLLTRWDVDTLRLGLTDDSPIFFVLTNTRALTPEAAAQVTREVCHNLKIAIEAEKIQDFLVVSRSDSTLRGHYPVETDVIAEELGSFDAHFLVPAFFEGGRITIDSVHYLIVNGVPTPVHETEFAKDSVFAYHHSYLPMYVEEKTKGRIPANTVVRFLLKDIPNGSVERLMQLSGNQCCVVDGETQADLNKFAADILTAASQGKRFLFRSAASILTALAALPPQPIAAEDMAEYVREGKPGAVIVGSHVKKTTEQLEKLLQEPGIVGIEVDVSHLLDDDPPLPLDKGGESDSPLDKGGQRGVQRAALLEKTLQNVHNAHNEGKTPVVYTSRQELTFPDTETRLKFGVEVSTLLMDVVRGLPKDIGFLISKGGITSNDVLSTGLALTSARLLGQILAGCSMVRTPENHPQFPNLPVVLFPGNVGDADALATVYRRLSK